In Tachysurus vachellii isolate PV-2020 chromosome 3, HZAU_Pvac_v1, whole genome shotgun sequence, one genomic interval encodes:
- the LOC132842177 gene encoding C-type lectin domain family 6 member A-like, translating into MQAVYEDMSFNLCKIGSSENYHSPTDTEDDVYVNTEDCRSELKNSGSQAVDDDYVNTQQLHAKTKQRTASSSYNIIISALGLLLLGALVSLCAVGILYHNKVVSTEILSEGHENTTAKLMGLKYKATVLEAEQLYEMLKAKYQEVHERLAACNGKQNCKLCEEGWKSLGLKCYYFSTHTLNWTQSRDYCVEKGGHMVIITSQTEQDFLFSQIKKTHWIGLNDLETEGQWMWVNNQPLNETGVTFWYRSPQGTSEPDNWKFEDPSGENCAALGHESGNPDKWFDASCRKQKQFICEK; encoded by the exons ATGCAAGCTGTCTATGAAGATATGAGTTTTAATCTCTGCAAAATCGGCAGTAGTGAAAACTATCACTCTCCAACAG ACACAGAGGATGATGTTTATGTGAATACAGAAGACTGTCGCTCAGAGCTGAAAAACTcag GATCACAAGCAGTGGATGATGACTATGTGAACACACAGCAGCTGCATGCAAAGACTAAACAACGCACAG ctTCATCTAGTTACAACATCATCATATCTGCTCTTGGTCTTCTGCTGCTTGGAGCTCTAGTGTCACTCTGTGCTGTAGGGATCTTGT ATCACAATAAAGTTGTTTCCACTGAGATATTAAGTGAAGGACACGAGAACACTACAGCCAAACTGATGGGGCTAAAATACAAAGCCACCG ttttagagGCAGAACAACTGTATGAAATGCTGAAGGCCAAATACCAGGAAGTTCATGAACGTCTCGCTGCATGCAATG gaaaacaaaactgtAAACTTTGTGAGGAAGGATGGAAGTCTCTTGGTTTAAAGTGTTACTACTTCTCCACTCATACACTGAACTGGACACAGAGTCGAGATTACTGTGTGGAGAAAGGAGGCCACATGGTGATTATAACCAGCCAAACTGAACAG GACTTTTTATtctcacaaattaaaaaaacacactggattGGCTTGAATGACTTGGAGACTGAGGGTCAGTGGATGTGGGTGAACAACCAGCCCTTAAATGAGACGGGTGTAAC GTTCTGGTATAGGTCTCCACAGGGAACAAGTGAGCCTGACAACTGGAAATTTGAGGACCCTTCTGGAGAGAACTGTGCTGCTCTGGGTCATGAGAGCGGTAACCCAGATAAATGGTTCGATGCTTCATGTCGTAAGCAGAAACAATTcatctgtgaaaaataa
- the si:dkeyp-92c9.2 gene encoding cyclin-dependent kinase 5 activator 1, which translates to MGTALSLSPGPQKSDYYDDRPNSLGRYPSLSSRSLTTQKERGLKSRGQSIFLPALTWKRLVASTKKRGSSKKGFPTSQGAMGAPLHNNNHIYQKDPVLHLNRENVKKSLSCANLSSYEGPAGLGLGMGLNLGYVKPQQHSSVKKVSHGSSSPKRVIVQASTSELLRCLGEFLCGRCYRLKLLSPSDPVLWLRAVDRSLLLQGWQDQAFVTPANVVFIYMLCRDVVDGEVVSSEHELQAVLLTCLYLSYSYMGNEISYPLKPFLVEAAKEAFWDRCLAIINAMSAKMLRINADPHFFTQVFAELKSEGGCGLQDYGRLLDR; encoded by the coding sequence ATGGGCActgctttgtctctctctccgggTCCCCAAAAATCTGATTACTATGACGATCGACCTAACTCCCTCGGCCGCTACCCGAGCTTGAGCAGCCGCTCTTTGACCACTCAGAAGGAGCGCGGGCTCAAATCACGAGGACAATCTATCTTCCTGCCTGCTCTCACATGGAAACGTCTTGTGGCCTCAACTAAAAAACGAGGCTCCTCCAAGAAAGGGTTTCCCACCAGCCAAGGAGCCATGGGGGCACCACttcacaacaacaaccacatctACCAAAAAGACCCTGTGTTACATCTGAACcgagaaaatgtaaaaaagtctCTTTCATGTGCAAACCTTTCCAGCTATGAAGGTCCAGCAGGTCTGGGCTTGGGAATGGGGTTGAACCTAGGCTATGTTAAACCACAGCAGCATTCCTCAGTCAAAAAGGTTTCTCATGGAAGCTCTTCTCCGAAACGTGTGATTGTCCAAGCGTCTACAAGCGAGCTCCTGCGATGTTTAGGTGAATTCCTATGTGGGCGATGTTATCGGCTCAAGCTCCTTTCGCCTTCTGATCCGGTTCTGTGGCTACGTGCTGTAGATCGCTCACTACTGCTCCAGGGCTGGCAGGACCAAGCATTTGTGACTCCAGCCAATGTAGTGTTCATCTATATGCTGTGCAGAGATGTGGTGGATGGGGAGGTTGTGTCCTCAGAACATGAACTCCAAGCTGTCCTTCTCACCTGCCTCTACCTGTCCTACTCATACATGGGCAATGAGATCTCCTACCCACTCAAGCCCTTCTTAGTCGAGGCAGCTAAGGAGGCATTTTGGGACCGATGCCTGGCCATCATCAATGCCATGAGTGCCAAGATGCTACGCATCAACGCAGACCCACATTTCTTCACTCAGGTATTTGCAGAACTGAAAAGCGAAGGGGGATGTGGACTGCAGGATTATGGGCGTTT